Proteins encoded within one genomic window of Triticum aestivum cultivar Chinese Spring chromosome 2D, IWGSC CS RefSeq v2.1, whole genome shotgun sequence:
- the LOC123054597 gene encoding uncharacterized protein isoform X1, which yields MDGLFSFSTIKEFVGFGFKIISALDKASHNAEDCRTIHAFLLNLSAIADRLQGLPKIMVDDLMRDTADGLQKALKRASEFLAECKRKGVLRRAFNAKDIAEKLRGVCLDVLLNMNAVQLNMNAVHLANDDLNSSKLAELKEIVAKILHIVATQPAVHLQEEVKKLVKDDQISSQIKNKRETKKTDVPSSQNKNKGEAKETDVARPDDKIQNNKKLGRRRVVPHASLPDDLAESASATSVVGQEDGPSTIIINKASSSISESVDEAQSVGVSAAPFHPQKIISISKEPEETGGYKIYTCSSETSKLLEVYPQWLLFPLEPKNKETTGSGCPVTLTNNTNDYVGIWIKPINGKFKETEIMEPHSTLVVYVTMKMHAQPPKDKVEFEVLMIILRSKQDHGKLKSFIVDKLNMDSGFMVHVKNLKAEVYRAMLTAITCDPASCQIISRSIEDTTLVTSIDAHPTKPWIVTGHEGGNFSIWDYQKKETVMKLQVNEVPDKVTRMIHGVTKYIKETSLGHPVYSVKFTAEGKRLVVGDGRGYIYVYDSTDTKLHEVEKFRAYDKKSVNSLAAHPTKPYLLLSSSSFSRNIKLWDSSENWKFQNFKVKPENTYYVGVHSVKFNPRDTNTFACVTDEDKVKVWNIKTSILETTLKGPFVMADYFFNRGHQHLMVTLKFDAHNSEIWDLKTRKVVHTLSVSGHKTTWVACHPKLPILVTMLDDGTVCLWDASTYRLEKMVHITNSKCRDLVFVQDTNGRPRLVIAFETMIAIMKVNLPIANTSNASG from the exons ATGGACGGTCTGTTCAGCTTCAGCACCATAAAGGAGTTCGTGGGGTTTGGGTTCAAGATCATCAGCGCGCTGGACAAGGCCAGCCACAACGCGGAGGACTGCCGCACGATCCACGCCTTCCTGCTCAACCTGAGCGCCATCGCCGATCGCCTGCAGGGGCTGCCCAAGATCATGGTGGACGACTTGATGAGGGACACGGCGGATGGCCTACAGAAGGCCCTCAAGCGCGCGTCCGAGTTTCTCGCCGAGTGCAAGCGCAAGGGGGTCCTGCGCCGTGCTTTTAACGCCAAAGACATCGCCGAGAAGCTGCGCGGGGTCTGCCTCGATGTGCTGCTCAACATGAACGCCGTGCAGCTCAACATGAACGCCGTGCATCTTGCCAACGATGACTTGAACAGCTCGAAGCTGGCCGAGCTTAAGGAAATTGTGGCCAAGATTCTGCATATTGTTGCTACACAGCCCGCTGTTCATCTGCAAGAAGAG GTGAAAAAATTGGTGAAGGACGACCAGATCAGTTCTCAAATTAAAAACAAAAGGGAGACAAAGAAAACAGATGTACCTAgttctcaaaacaaaaacaaaggggaGGCAAAGGAAACAGATGTTGCCAG GCCGGACGATAAGATTCAGAATAACAAGAAACTAGGGCGTAGAAGGGTGGTGCCACATGCTTCATTACCAGATG ACTTAGCTGAgtccgcttcagcgaccagtgtgGTTGGACAAGAGGATGGACCTAGTACTATTATTATCAATAAG GCAAGTAGCTCTATCTCCGAGTCGGTGGACGAGGCACAGTCAGTGGGAGTTTCTGCAGCACCATTCCATCCGCAGAAAATAATCAGCATATCCAAGGAACCCGAAGAGACAGGCGGATATAAG ATATACACCTGTTCCTCTGAGACTAGCAAGCTTCTTGAGGTCTACCCGCAGTGGCTTCTCTTCCCCTTGGAGCCAAAAAACAAGGAAACTACTGGATCTGGATGCCCAGTGACCCTAACCAACAATACAAACGATTACGTTGGCATCTGGATTAAACCAATAAATGGGAAATTTAAGGAAACAGAGATAATGGAGCCCCATTCGACTTTGGTTGTGTATGTGACAATGAAGATGCATGCACAACCTCCCAAAGACAAGGTTGAGTTTGAGGTGCTCATGATTATCCTACGGTCAAAGCAAGACCATGGAAAATTGAAGTCATTCATTGTTGACAAGCTGAATATGGACAGTGGCTTTATGGTGCATGTTAAGAACCTTAAGGCAGAGGTGTATCGGGCAATGCTGACAGCTATCACTTGTGACCCAGCAAGCTGCCAG ATCATATCAAGATCAATAGAGGATACGACCTTGGTGACATCCATTGACGCGCACCCCACTAAGCCATG GATTGTGACGGGTCATGAGGGAGGGAATTTTTCCATTTGGGACTACCAGAAGAAG GAAACTGTGATGAAGTTGCAGGTCAATGAGGTGCCAGACAAGGTTACACGCATGATACATGGCGTCACTAAATACATCAAAGAGACGTCTCTTGGACATCCGGTTTATTCAGTCAAATTTACCGCTGAAGGGAAACGGTTGGTAGTGGGGGATGGTCGCGGATACATCTATGTCTATGATTCCACCGACACTAAGCTGCATGAGGTCGAGAAATTCAGAGCTTATGATAAGAAATCCGTGAACTCTCTGGCTGCTCACCCAACAAAGCCATACCTTCTTCTTTCATCATCTTCTTTTAGTAGAAATATCAAGCTTTGGGACTCGAGCGAGAACTGGAAATTTCAAAATTTCAAAGTGAAACCTGAGAATACATATTACGTTGGTGTGCACAGTGTCAAGTTTAATCCAAGGGACACCAACACTTTTGCTTGTGTTACCGATGAGGACAAAGTAAAG GTCTGGAACATCAAAACTTCCATTCTTGAAACCACACTGAAGGGGCCTTTCGTCATGGCCGATTATTTCTTCAATCGCGGTCATCAGCACTTGATGGTTACTTTGAAATTTGACGCACACAACTCCGAG ATATGGGATTTGAAGACACGAAAAGTTGTTCACACTCTTAGCGTGAGTGGGCACAAAACGACCTGGGTTGCTTGCCACCCAAAGCTTCCAATACTGGTTACAATGTTAGATGACGGGACTGTATGTTTGTGGGATGCCAGTACATACAG GCTTGAGAAAATGGTTCACATTACCAACAGCAAGTGTCGTGATTTGGTATTTGTCCAAGACACAAATGGCCGACCCAG GCTCGTTATCGCATTTGAGACAATGATAGCAATCATGAAAGTTAATTTGCCAATTGCGAATACAAGCAATGCAAGTGGATGA
- the LOC123054597 gene encoding uncharacterized protein isoform X2 codes for MDGLFSFSTIKEFVGFGFKIISALDKASHNAEDCRTIHAFLLNLSAIADRLQGLPKIMVDDLMRDTADGLQKALKRASEFLAECKRKGVLRRAFNAKDIAEKLRGVCLDVLLNMNAVQLNMNAVHLANDDLNSSKLAELKEIVAKILHIVATQPAVHLQEEVKKLVKDDQISSQIKNKRETKKTDVPSSQNKNKGEAKETDVARPDDKIQNNKKLGRRRVVPHASLPDDLAESASATSVVGQEDGPSTIIINKASSSISESVDEAQSVGVSAAPFHPQKIISISKEPEETGGYKIYTCSSETSKLLEVYPQWLLFPLEPKNKETTGSGCPVTLTNNTNDYVGIWIKPINGKFKETEIMEPHSTLVVYVTMKMHAQPPKDKVEFEVLMIILRSKQDHGKLKSFIVDKLNMDSGFMVHVKNLKAEVYRAMLTAITCDPASCQIISRSIEDTTLVTSIDAHPTKPWIVTGHEGGNFSIWDYQKETVMKLQVNEVPDKVTRMIHGVTKYIKETSLGHPVYSVKFTAEGKRLVVGDGRGYIYVYDSTDTKLHEVEKFRAYDKKSVNSLAAHPTKPYLLLSSSSFSRNIKLWDSSENWKFQNFKVKPENTYYVGVHSVKFNPRDTNTFACVTDEDKVKVWNIKTSILETTLKGPFVMADYFFNRGHQHLMVTLKFDAHNSEIWDLKTRKVVHTLSVSGHKTTWVACHPKLPILVTMLDDGTVCLWDASTYRLEKMVHITNSKCRDLVFVQDTNGRPRLVIAFETMIAIMKVNLPIANTSNASG; via the exons ATGGACGGTCTGTTCAGCTTCAGCACCATAAAGGAGTTCGTGGGGTTTGGGTTCAAGATCATCAGCGCGCTGGACAAGGCCAGCCACAACGCGGAGGACTGCCGCACGATCCACGCCTTCCTGCTCAACCTGAGCGCCATCGCCGATCGCCTGCAGGGGCTGCCCAAGATCATGGTGGACGACTTGATGAGGGACACGGCGGATGGCCTACAGAAGGCCCTCAAGCGCGCGTCCGAGTTTCTCGCCGAGTGCAAGCGCAAGGGGGTCCTGCGCCGTGCTTTTAACGCCAAAGACATCGCCGAGAAGCTGCGCGGGGTCTGCCTCGATGTGCTGCTCAACATGAACGCCGTGCAGCTCAACATGAACGCCGTGCATCTTGCCAACGATGACTTGAACAGCTCGAAGCTGGCCGAGCTTAAGGAAATTGTGGCCAAGATTCTGCATATTGTTGCTACACAGCCCGCTGTTCATCTGCAAGAAGAG GTGAAAAAATTGGTGAAGGACGACCAGATCAGTTCTCAAATTAAAAACAAAAGGGAGACAAAGAAAACAGATGTACCTAgttctcaaaacaaaaacaaaggggaGGCAAAGGAAACAGATGTTGCCAG GCCGGACGATAAGATTCAGAATAACAAGAAACTAGGGCGTAGAAGGGTGGTGCCACATGCTTCATTACCAGATG ACTTAGCTGAgtccgcttcagcgaccagtgtgGTTGGACAAGAGGATGGACCTAGTACTATTATTATCAATAAG GCAAGTAGCTCTATCTCCGAGTCGGTGGACGAGGCACAGTCAGTGGGAGTTTCTGCAGCACCATTCCATCCGCAGAAAATAATCAGCATATCCAAGGAACCCGAAGAGACAGGCGGATATAAG ATATACACCTGTTCCTCTGAGACTAGCAAGCTTCTTGAGGTCTACCCGCAGTGGCTTCTCTTCCCCTTGGAGCCAAAAAACAAGGAAACTACTGGATCTGGATGCCCAGTGACCCTAACCAACAATACAAACGATTACGTTGGCATCTGGATTAAACCAATAAATGGGAAATTTAAGGAAACAGAGATAATGGAGCCCCATTCGACTTTGGTTGTGTATGTGACAATGAAGATGCATGCACAACCTCCCAAAGACAAGGTTGAGTTTGAGGTGCTCATGATTATCCTACGGTCAAAGCAAGACCATGGAAAATTGAAGTCATTCATTGTTGACAAGCTGAATATGGACAGTGGCTTTATGGTGCATGTTAAGAACCTTAAGGCAGAGGTGTATCGGGCAATGCTGACAGCTATCACTTGTGACCCAGCAAGCTGCCAG ATCATATCAAGATCAATAGAGGATACGACCTTGGTGACATCCATTGACGCGCACCCCACTAAGCCATG GATTGTGACGGGTCATGAGGGAGGGAATTTTTCCATTTGGGACTACCAGAAG GAAACTGTGATGAAGTTGCAGGTCAATGAGGTGCCAGACAAGGTTACACGCATGATACATGGCGTCACTAAATACATCAAAGAGACGTCTCTTGGACATCCGGTTTATTCAGTCAAATTTACCGCTGAAGGGAAACGGTTGGTAGTGGGGGATGGTCGCGGATACATCTATGTCTATGATTCCACCGACACTAAGCTGCATGAGGTCGAGAAATTCAGAGCTTATGATAAGAAATCCGTGAACTCTCTGGCTGCTCACCCAACAAAGCCATACCTTCTTCTTTCATCATCTTCTTTTAGTAGAAATATCAAGCTTTGGGACTCGAGCGAGAACTGGAAATTTCAAAATTTCAAAGTGAAACCTGAGAATACATATTACGTTGGTGTGCACAGTGTCAAGTTTAATCCAAGGGACACCAACACTTTTGCTTGTGTTACCGATGAGGACAAAGTAAAG GTCTGGAACATCAAAACTTCCATTCTTGAAACCACACTGAAGGGGCCTTTCGTCATGGCCGATTATTTCTTCAATCGCGGTCATCAGCACTTGATGGTTACTTTGAAATTTGACGCACACAACTCCGAG ATATGGGATTTGAAGACACGAAAAGTTGTTCACACTCTTAGCGTGAGTGGGCACAAAACGACCTGGGTTGCTTGCCACCCAAAGCTTCCAATACTGGTTACAATGTTAGATGACGGGACTGTATGTTTGTGGGATGCCAGTACATACAG GCTTGAGAAAATGGTTCACATTACCAACAGCAAGTGTCGTGATTTGGTATTTGTCCAAGACACAAATGGCCGACCCAG GCTCGTTATCGCATTTGAGACAATGATAGCAATCATGAAAGTTAATTTGCCAATTGCGAATACAAGCAATGCAAGTGGATGA